The genomic stretch TTTGTTTGGTGGAACATCTTCAGAGTTTTGCCATATCAATTCCTCCTAGTTCAGTTCTTGAATACACCATTCCTCCTGTAAGTAATTTTCCATGTTGCGCCTTTGGCATTCTTTTGTCAATTTTCTTATTTTAGTTATGATTATGACATAGCACGGCAAAGGGGTTCTGTTGGAATTAGTGCCACATATGTGTTTAGGGTTATAATTTGAACTTGGTATTAACAGATGGTTAGGTGTTGGAGTCGAACACTTGTAACCTGGGCGTAATAAATGGATACACCACAAGGTACCCAAGTAGACTAGACGAAACAGTACATATAGACACGAGATCCTGAGAGGGGCAGTCTGGTCACCAGTGGGCAAGGTGGCCAGACCGCTCGTGGTGGTTGGTTGGGGACGCTGTCTGAGGCATCACCGAGTAATATCTTCAGTTATGTTATGTCAATTTTTAATACATGGGGAGGAAACCCCAAGCAACGACCCATGGAGATGTAGGCTTCGACCAAACTCCATCAAACATAATCTCTCCATCATATGCTTTCTACGATGGTCTCAGGATCTCCAATGTCTATTTCCTCACCTGTTCTTTTGTAAACAGACCACCTTAATAACCATGTTAGTGCAGCACATTACAACACCATAGCACCAAATTGACTCCTGTTGTCATGTTATGTAAGGAAGTAGCTTGTCATTCTCCTACCTAGATCTTTAGCAGAAAATATCCAGTGTTCATTCTCAAAGGCACGGTAACCTAGGTGTAAGCGCATCCGTCTTGCGCTATCCCTGAGTGTTGAATCTGTTTAGTGATAGTTATTTATATTGCCATAAAGTCCCAAATACACAAAATGCTTAATTTTTTATATATTGGCAGCTATTCTTCTATAAGCCAAACTTGTGGTGGCCAAATGGCATGGGAAAGCAATCCTTGTACAATGTTGAAATTAGTGTGGATGTTAAAGGATTAGGAGAGTCCGATGCATGGAGTCATTATTTCGGGTTCCGTAAGATTGAGAGTACCATTGATAATTCCACTGGTGGAAGGTAACTTATTCTATTATCTGTCAAGTGTATAAAATCTGTGCCCGTGAAAACATGTCTAAATGTAACTCATCTGCAGGATCTTCAAGGTAAATGGTGAGCCTATTTTCATCCGAGGAGGGAACTGGATATTGTCAGATGGCCTGCTTCGATTAACAAAGAAGCGATATATGACTGATATCAAATTCCATGCTGATATGAACTTCAATATGCTTCGCTGTTGGGGTGGTGGATTAGCAGAGAGGCCTGATTTTTATCATTTCTGTGATGTATATGGTTTGATGGTAGGCTTAAATTTGTCTCAGGCAattgatttttcatgttttcttatcCAGATCGCAAGATATTTGTTTACCATAAGAGTATAAAGGGTTTTGAATAACATTGATTCTTGTTTCATGGAAACATACAGTTCCGAAATATCCTTTTGGAAAGATATTATTCTTTTTAACTCACATGGTAACCGGTTTGGTTCCATTCTGTGTTTACTTAGCATCAAACCGTTTTATGCAGGTATGGCAGGAATTCTGGATAACTGGAGATGTTGATGGCCGTGGAGATCCAGTATCAAACCCAGATGGTCCTTTGGACCATGCTCTCTTCCTTCTGTGTGCTAGAGATACAGTCAAGTTACTCAGGAATCATGCTAGTCTAGCTCTATGGGTTGGTGGTAATGAGCAAGTCCCACCAGTTGACATTAACAGAGCACTGAAGAATGATTTGAAGCTACATCCGATGTTTTCCAGTAATCCAAAAACAAAAGATCAAGGTAAGTATCTATCCCAAGACTCAACTGATCCAAGCAAATACCTGGACGGTACTAGGGTGTATGTTCAAGGATCAATGTGGGATGGTTTTGCCGATGGCGAAGGCGACTTCAGTGATGGTCCATATGAGATCCAGTATCCAGAGAGCTTTTTCAAGGACAGTTTCTACAAATATGGATTCAACCCTGAAGTTGGTAATGTGGGGGTTCCAGTCGCTGCGACTATTAGAGCAACAATGCCTCCAGAAGGATGGAGCATTCCGATCTTTAGGAAGGGAATTGATGGGTACATAACAGAAGTCCCAAACCCGATATGGGATTACCACAAATACATTCCCTACTCGAAACCAGGGAAGGTCCATGACCAAATTGAACAATACGGCCATCCAACAGATCTTGATGATTTCTGTGAAAAAGTAATTTAGTTCTGCCATTTTCTCCATCTATAGAAACTTTATGCTTCATAGATGAAGCAATGTAGTTTTGTATCTAATGGCCTCCTTAATCTTTAGGCACAATTGGTCAACTATGTTCAGTACAGAGCACTCCTGGAAGGATGGACTTCTTTCATGTGGACAAAATTCACAGGTGTTCTAATTTGGAAGACACAAAATCCATGGACCGGACTACGTGGACAGTTCTAtgatcacctccaagatcaaactgCTGGGTTTTATGGTTGCCGTTGTGCTGCTGAGCCAATTCATGTCCAATTGAATTTGGTCAGTTACTACATAGAGGTACTCTCTGCACAACTTAGAACAGCTAATCTCTCAGCCAAACATTATAGAAATTGATACGTGAAAAGTGCTTTTTAGGTAGTTAACACAAAGTCGGATGAACTTAAAGACGTGGCTGTAGATATTCAAGTATGGGATCTTGATGGTACATccccatattacaaagttaccgaGAAAATAGTGATACCGCCAAAGAAAGTGAAGAAAATTATGGAGATGGAATACCCTAAGATGAAGAACGCCAAGCCTGTCTATTTTCTACTACTTAAACTCTTCAGGCTATCAGATAAGGAAGTACTTTCCAGAAACTTCTATTGGCTGCATCTTCCTGGGAAAGACTACAAGTTGTTGGAAGAGTACCGACAGAAGACAATTCCACTCGAGATTGGGTCCAAAATTTCTGTATTAGGCTCTACATACAAGGTAAAGATGTCTGTGCAGAACAAGTCAAAGAAACCGGCAGCAGAGTGCGCAACCTCCGTCTCAACCATGGAACTACATGATAGAAATGGTTTCCACAGCATTGGCCGAGAAGCTACTTCCGAGGTACAGGGAATTGGCAGCCTCTGGAGCAAAATATGCAGAGGAACCGATGTGGCAAAATCAGATGACAGCCTGAGAAGAGTTGAGGTGAACGGGACCGATTCAGGCGTCGCGTTTTTCCTTCAGTTTTCAGTGCACACCTCTGAATCATCCACCCAGGAGAATAACAATTACAAGGACACGAGAATCCTTCCAGTTCACTACTCAGACAACTATTTCTCACTCACACCAGGGGAGAAGACGGCTGTCGACATCTCCTTCGAGGCTCCGGAGGGCTCCAAGCCCATGGTAATTCTCAGAGGCTGGAACTATCATCTGAACCATACCATGACGATGTGAGGCGTGCTTTGTTTGTGAAAAATGCAGTTGAGTCGAGGAGCGGAATAAGATCTGTGTAAAATAAGCACATCGATCTCTAATAAAGTGCAGACATGAAATCGACGGTGAAAATGTCAGGGAACCAAGGTGTAGGTGAACTTGATATttttttttaatgatattccaatGTTTGAGAAAAATTGAAATACTTCAAGCATGTACATATTACCTTGATACTTACTTGAGCAAATTTCCGACAAGTGACATGCATTCGATCTAATCATATATAATCATATATCTGTTTTGCATAAAAGGGACAAGCACACCTGTCCAATTAGATCATCTATGCACAACCACCATATTTCTATCACAGCTACTACTAAATCCCTACTACTGGGCTCActcaggccttgtttggtactagtgtggggataatactctagagtattgggtgaatctcTGCTGTCACCCAATTCTCACAAAACCCCATCtttaatccactaggtaggggtagagtaatggggattgaaaaaattacactaaaatttagggaaaagtggggataagtggcaattaaactcgctcatactctagcaccaaacatgtactGGATATAAGTGGGGATTTAAAGTTTGAAGCAGATTATCCCCACTAAttcccactaaaactctagtaccaaataaGCCCTTAGTACGATACATGAGTGGATAATATCGACCTCAAGCTAGATTGGGTCGGGAGTTGCGATCCTGGGGCCTAAGATGATTGAAGCTTTTGTTGGTTAGCTTTTCTAACGGCCTTGGCTAGCCGCTGTCAGTATCGGTGCAGGTATCTTGACTGGCCAAATATGCTTAGAAAGCAGCCCGTTCTTGGCCTACTAATCCATGAATAAACTGTTGTGCATGACTCAGCCTACGCAGACCTGCTATTGCCATAGATATGCACCTTGTAGGGCGTCTTGGGTCAGCGCAAAACTTCCCTGTCAAAGTACAAGTAAGTGGCCTGACCCCTTTGATTGTGCTCTGGAGTTTGCGTGGCTGCACAATCACCATCATTAAGCAGTTGTACGGGCACCGCCCATATATGTTGTGAACTTGCAAGTTTACAAGATTAACTACATGTGTGCAACATGTTATGGCTCTGGTTTATGTGCTACAGAAAGGCCATTCCACCCTAAGAGCAAAAGGAGAGTTCTTATCCTAAAACAGAGAGAATACGAGTCTTGAGAAGTGATAAATGCTATGCATCAGTTCGACTAGGAGTATTCCGCCACATCAGTCACTGTTGTCTTCAAGTCCCCCCAAGAATGATTCGTGCACAACATCTTCTTCAATTTATGAACGAAGTTCAAACAAATGCACATCTTGACATTATATCTGTACTAATTGCACAGCGACATGACCGTATTGACGTGTATGCGTGCGGTCTTATCTCATTTGTTTCGCATAAAAGGGACAAATGTCGCCCATGACATATCCGATTAGATCATCTATAGACAACCACCGGATTTCTATCATACTACCTACTACCAAATCTCAACTAGTGCTTAGGGCAACAAAAAAAAGATAGTAGGGCTCACTTATGGATACAAGAGCGGATAATATTGATCGCTAGCTTAACTGGAGTGGGTTGTGATTTGGAGGCTTGGCGCCAAGATGATCGAAGCTTTTGTTGGTAAGCGTTTTCTAACGGCTTTAGCTAGCTGCTGTCAGCGTCAGTGCAGATATCTTGACTGACCAAATGTGCATCAGAATAGAATCCATGCTTGGCCTACAAATTAATGATCAAATATTAATTGTGCATAACTCTGGCCTATTCAAACCTGCAATCGCCATAGATATCCAATTTGTAGGGCGGCTTAGATCACCGAGAAACTTCCCTGTCAAAGTTCAGATAAGTGGTTTGACCCATTTGATTATGCTCTACAGTTCGGTGCATGCACAATCACCAGCATCAAACAGTTGTGCCAATATATGTTTCAGATACTTTTCTGTGTTTCAGACAACCCTGCTCTGTTTTTATATTCTCCAGTCTCTACTTCCCATTTATCGCTTTCTAACGAAAGATAAACAGGGAGCAAACATGAAGGCAGAATATAATCTGCCGACGATTTGAGACAAACAAAGCTTGTTGAAAAACAAAACTTATTACATTCGGAAGAAAGAGTTTGTTAATGCAACCACAGGCATGATTAGTGATTCGTAACAACCTGGGCCATCCCCAGACCGACCTTTCATTAAAAAGCCAATTGTTAGTGATAATCATGTGAGCTTTCTGTTGATTCTATCTTTTGCTTACCCATTTTAGGTTTTCTTTCATCTTTTCTTCgcccttttctttcttttgtttccCACCCGGATGATCAGGGCACACATAAGTGGGCGAATGATGGGGAGTACCATATATAACAACCAAAAACACTGGAGCAACAAGTCCAGTGTGACTCCATGTTTCTCTTGTCTGTCATTGGAATGGTGAGGAAAAGACTGAAGGCGTCCCCTTTTGCTTGCTTCTTGCCTCCTAATAGTAGATCATGCACCGTGCCCCTACACTACGGGAACGCgccgaggtgccgacggccagatcctgtgccgacggcaaaatatcggggccgtcggcacatgacCCGTTCCGGCCAGGCCAGTAggttagccgtcggcacaggaaaaccgtcggcacatgaaggtacgtgccgacggcaaccgtcggcacagtttcggccgtcggcacagcctctccGTCGTAACGGTGAAGTAACGGCGtcgaagctgtgccgacggctttgccgtcggcacatatttcagccctgtgccgacggctttgccgtcggcatagctatttcccattttaccacattaatcttcgaaaaatcataactaaatcattataattcagaaaaatacaaataatatatcaaaattttcagaaaaataagatctatcttggaaaaatatgaAACACGGAATATTGAAAATATCTAAAATAATCTtcaaaaaatgagctatcatgtctgATGTTTTATGGATTTCACAcagaacaaccaatgttatggctagaatcgtcgcatagtttgtgataatgtgcccatattgtgcacacatgtgcatcttgggatgtcttacgatgttgtaggaggaagttttccatttgtaGCCTCggcccgggcaaaggatcttcttgcccgccgttttgaatatagtttgaaacgggcataaaaatttcgaaaacgatccaaacaatgtgaaaccttcgcgtggtgtcatattatgtgtcatatttgcaaggaaaaatattaaagttggaaaattgcgaacatcacaaaaaatccttcacaaaatgagctatcatgttcgaggtttcatgatatttaggtcaaacaaccaatgttatggatagaatcgtggcatagtttgtgataatgtgcccatattgtgcagacatgtgcatcttgggatgtcttacgatgttgtaggaggaaattttccatttcatcgcacgaaaaaatcattttccatttttgaggagtcgaaaacggggtgttttgtgaagcaaccaccaaattaatgtttcacattggtaccaacgcatttttcaaaaatactagatcaCATAATATGGACAATTTCTAAActggtgtatctggaacctttccgtccacccctcatgaaaatgacaaattctgtAGAATCGGCGGGAGGCCGactagatttgaactacaggtacatgatataatgctcaggattttttgtaaaaataatttttaggttcacaacatgctatttcatcagagatctagtgcaagtttggcgagcctcagcgccgggcaaaggatcttcttgcccgccgttttgaatatagtttgaaacgggcataaaaatttcgaaaacgatccaaacaatgtgaaa from Lolium rigidum isolate FL_2022 chromosome 4, APGP_CSIRO_Lrig_0.1, whole genome shotgun sequence encodes the following:
- the LOC124707799 gene encoding mannosylglycoprotein endo-beta-mannosidase-like → MAAAEAPAVGKRVLDTGWLAARSTEVALTGVELTTTHPPSSSAAAPWMHAAVPGTVLGTLLKNKLIPDPFYGLNNEAIIDIADSGREYYTFWFFTTFQCAPAGNQHVSLNFRAINYSAEVYINGHKEVLPKGMFRRHTLDITEVLHPDGSNLLAVLVHPPDHPGTIPPQGGQGGDHEIGKDVATQYVEGWDWMCPIRDRNTGIWDEVSICVTGAVKITDPHLVSTFHDDFKRSYLHCALQLENKSSWLADCTLKIQVSAELEEDICLVEHLQSFAISIPPSSVLEYTIPPLFFYKPNLWWPNGMGKQSLYNVEISVDVKGLGESDAWSHYFGFRKIESTIDNSTGGRIFKVNGEPIFIRGGNWILSDGLLRLTKKRYMTDIKFHADMNFNMLRCWGGGLAERPDFYHFCDVYGLMVWQEFWITGDVDGRGDPVSNPDGPLDHALFLLCARDTVKLLRNHASLALWVGGNEQVPPVDINRALKNDLKLHPMFSSNPKTKDQGKYLSQDSTDPSKYLDGTRVYVQGSMWDGFADGEGDFSDGPYEIQYPESFFKDSFYKYGFNPEVGNVGVPVAATIRATMPPEGWSIPIFRKGIDGYITEVPNPIWDYHKYIPYSKPGKVHDQIEQYGHPTDLDDFCEKAQLVNYVQYRALLEGWTSFMWTKFTGVLIWKTQNPWTGLRGQFYDHLQDQTAGFYGCRCAAEPIHVQLNLVSYYIEVVNTKSDELKDVAVDIQVWDLDGTSPYYKVTEKIVIPPKKVKKIMEMEYPKMKNAKPVYFLLLKLFRLSDKEVLSRNFYWLHLPGKDYKLLEEYRQKTIPLEIGSKISVLGSTYKVKMSVQNKSKKPAAECATSVSTMELHDRNGFHSIGREATSEVQGIGSLWSKICRGTDVAKSDDSLRRVEVNGTDSGVAFFLQFSVHTSESSTQENNNYKDTRILPVHYSDNYFSLTPGEKTAVDISFEAPEGSKPMVILRGWNYHLNHTMTM